The Toxotes jaculatrix isolate fToxJac2 chromosome 17, fToxJac2.pri, whole genome shotgun sequence genomic interval TTTGTAATGCTGATGTCTCAGATGGTAGTGCATGTAAGGTAATCTCATGGTCATTCAAACTCGAATAATTGTGGTAAAACATCACTGACAACAAGCATGTgaaaaaaaggcacaatgaaaacagctgaatggCAAAAGACACCCTACTTACGCTTGTTGCGGTAGAAGTTGCCAGAGATGTTGATGCCTTCACatctcaccaccaccactttgTGTCCTAAAAAAGATGAAGGTGTTTAGAACTCCAAATAAAAATCCAACTATGTTAATAATCGTTTGCATCCCGTCTCAGATGGTAGTGCATGTGAGTTTTCTCATGGTCGTTAAACTCAAGCAAAAGAGATAATAAATCATCATTGACAGATTGAGgcaacacagcagcttcacactcAATGTGCTTTTCAGTATTTGAATCTTGATGTGACTACAAGACACAGCTTTAGCAGTATTGCAGCTATCAACCAACAATTAGACATTAGACCACAAattcttacttaagtaaaactTACCCAGCAGAACCTGTTTAGCCACAAGGGCAGCAAGCCGGCCGAGTAGATGGCCCCTGCCATCAAGCAGCAGAACCTGCAGgtttaaaacacagaaaaagaataCTGCTGTTATAGCACTGACAGGAATTAGCTTGCTGATAGCGTTAGCTAAATCAGAGGAGTACCACACGTTTTAGTCAGCACCTTCTCTGACAGGTCACACTTTAACAAGACTACTAACTTTAACAAAAACTGCACATTTAAAATCATCACTGCTCTTTAGAAACATTTATCGAGACGCATCGCTGCCACGAGCCTTATTATATCTGGCACATGGCCATTCATAACTCACCGGTTAAGCTATAGCGTTAGCTTAGCTTTAACGTCAACGCACGCTGACACGTTAACGATAACTCCGATGAGCTTTAAAGCATGGCATCCtcgtgtaaaaaaaacaatagccACCTGTAGTTACATTACATTTGTAAATGCACCACTCTGATTTCGACATAACCAGGGAACAAGCTAAAACCAGCAAGCTAACAGCACTGACTCGTTAGGGAAGCTGCCATGATGAAGGCATGTCCGATGAGCTACGGCTAGCAATCTCAAACGTTTTAAAACCCCGTCTTAAAAGAAACATCGAGCAAAACGACGATTACACGAAACGCTCCCGTAGTAATAGCCAGCACTTTAAAGGTAAAAAACAAGACTTCTATCgcattaaaaagcaaaaagaataAATGATAATTCCGCAGCTGATGCCCACCTTATTGAACCGGTCCGCCATGATGTGCGAAAAGAAAGACACACGGGGTTGCTCGTGGTAAAAGGCACGGGCAGGCGGAAGTGACGCAATTTATATTTCTCGCGGgatgtgtactttttttttttccttctttaaagGATGTCAAGATTTATTGTAAATGTGATTATTATAAAGGGAAATCTATTCATAAGAGTCGTTATGCTAGAGGATTTAAGTTTAGAATTCAATctacctttattttattttattttattttattttattttattttattttattttattgtatgcattaattatattttaatttattttcagtgtcattgTCCTTTCAACTTAAATAAAGTTGCTGTTGGACAAGAAGTTTAGTTTAGTGTCTAGTAAcattacagcattttttttttatttctaataaGTTGATACCCTCCTTATTCACAGTTGAGAATTTACTTTCCTCCTAGTGCATTTAATAACCTGTAATTTTAAAGTGAATTTAATTTAGAATGGGCCCTTTGTGGTAATGTAGTGTCAACTGCTTACCATCCTTAATTGTCATTCTGTCCACACATCAGATCATGTAAGTACAATGCACACTGGAACTGTAGTTTTGTCTGATTTATTTAGTTTAGAAAACTATTGCATGTGACCTCTGTTCAGCttcaaggctggattaccaTCCAGGGAAAATAACCAGCTACCTCAGGGGTATTCACTGCTTGTCAGTTGATTCATGGTCCTGTGGTGTATTTTATAGGATATATAGAGCCACGTGATGCACAATCACATACTCACCAAATGCATTTAAACCCAGCGGCTGTGTGTTGATTTTACATGGTGTGTTTTTCTTAATAAATCTGCATTTAATTATCACAAGCATACAGTCAATAGGAGCCCACAGCTAATTTTTGCCCCAGATATATAAAAGTTACTTTGGCAATTAATTAATAatcagaattattacattttctgttgatcaactaactGCAACAGCACTAAAAAATAGAGCTACCaatgacattacattacaaatttatttatacagcacacAAGAAGATAAGTTGATGTCGCCATATGAAGCATTAAAGTGTTTAGGTTTTTCCACTTCAGCTTTTTACCTGCATCATACAGCATACTGACCTACTACAAAACAGGGGATAAGGTTAAAGAAGATGTACAACTTAGGTCACAGCATGCCATGGAAACAATAATCATTTCATGAATGGCTTTAATAACTTTCAAGCATTTACAGAACAATCACCCACACATTCACTGGCCCAGTGACAGAGCATGCGACAATCCCAAGTAATTATTAAAGGTGTCTGACTGGTTGAGAAAACaggaacttttctttttttaggaaGGTTTCACTTAGTCGTCGTGTTTCAGCTTTCTGATCTTTCCCTTGTGGCGGTCAATCTCACGCTGAAGACGTTCAATCTCCTTTTTGTGGTGCTCAATTTCCTCCTGGTGGTGCTGCTTCAACGCAGccagctgctcctgctccttACGCCTTACgtgcagatggacagatatgGCAGCAGGTgacaagagagaagagaaaggacaaacagggagaaaacagaagaagggAACACAAAATGGATAGCGAGAAAAATATGGTGATGTGCGAGTTTAGTAAGTCAGTAAAGCTATGAGTACAGCCAACTCTCTGTTCAGATTTGGTtgctggaaaagaaagaaatacatacTTGAAGtacatctcctcctcagcagcctGCTTTTTCCCCAtggctcctcctgcttctctgatggaccctccacctccaccacctttTCCTGCACCTTTCCCCAGCTCACCCAGCTGAGCAATccaaagagaaaatgtttagTATAAACATTCAGCAACAAATTAGAGTCCTGTTCCGGCTTAACTTTGCAGACATTTCTTTAAGGGACAGGGGCTTCAAATTACACAGCTTCAAAGTTAATATCTCTCTTAGGTTTTCTTCACAAGATGTATCCATGTGATATTAAGAAAGTTGGACCCTGTGAAAACCAGGCTATTCTGAAGGTCAAGATTCAGTTTATTTCACAAAGGAGGGGAAAGGGCTCCTTTGTTTGCCAGCTGATAATAGAAACAGAGGAATTTGGAACAGACTAGAAACTGTGCAAAAACAATGCAACCAAGACCTCAGAACAAACCAGTTCATACTTTAGAGCTGTATACTTTAGAGCTTCGATTAAAATGGGTTGACAAGCAACTGCTGatattttatttagatttatttaatttatccTCATTGTGGTAAATCCACCTGATCAATGCCCTAAAACTGCATTACTACAAAATTCCTCTGACCTATAAACATGTCATCAACAGTTGTTTATGTACATGCCAATAAGGGAAATTTCAGATAGGAAAAAACAATTCATATTAAATGATACACACGGCAGTATAACCGTTACAAAAGGCTGTGTTTTAATCAAGTAATGTGTTTACAGGACGGATATTTACCTGGTCCGATGACATTCTCAGCTGTGAGCTAATAAAACTCCTGATGTTAGGCCTCAAAAACCTCGCCATGTTTGACTCCTACATGAAATAACAGAACTGACACTGACAGCGAGGCTTGTCCTTGTCCACAAATACACACCACAGGACGGCGCCATTTTTAGTACGGCAGGGGTGGCGACACGAGCATCACGTTGGTCTCGAGAGAAACGGtgttaaataagaaaataagtgtttatatatttttacaccACGTTGCCAAATTTGACTTTATACAGATAACAAGTGACGTAATataatgtgaagaaaaacaccGTGTCCCTTTTTCGTAATGGTATGGTCTGAAATATGGCCAGCGTGTTTCCGTACGTTCTTTACGGAGCAGTTAACTTTACGTTGATATTGGAcgtttaattattttttaaatgtattattaataCCAAAGATTTTTTAACTCGTAGGTTTAATCAGAATATTAGCCAAATactatataaatacataataatTATCCGGTAAcaatatattattttatgttttctttaaagaaTTCAAACATTATGGTAAAACTATTGCAATAAAAATGCTGGACGGCTGTTTCTTCCTTCTCTACATTGTTTAAATAACTGTCATGGAATAtctacttttatattttatatatatattttcatatgattttttaaaattcgtttaagttttaaaataaagatgaaagaagaatattacaaggaaaatgtttttaaatcttcactgtcacaatttaaaaaaaaattaaaaagctaCAGTGGACtcattaaagatttttttaattcataGTTGTAAATGACTCATAAGACACAACATACTCAAACACAACAAGAATGTGTAATGCACTAATAAACATTCACTAACAATTTACTAACAAACATTACCAACTTATTGCTGGCATTGAACTTTTGACTTGAAGTTCTCACAGGAAGACTTAAATAATGGATGTCATGCTGTGTGTCATAAAATAAATGCTTGAAAATGCAATCCCATTAaatttttgaaacattttttttgaaaaataaaacgaGCGCtcaataaaataaatgctttGAAGGATTTTATTCAACACTGCAAAGGAAGTATACAGTCCTCTCTTTGAACAAACGAAGCAACCGCTTATTGGTGAAAGGAACCTCGCAGACCCCCTCCCTTAAATCCCCTATAAATACAACTCTGCGCTCACTCCGGCCCAAAATCCAAGAGAAGAAACTAAAAGACACTGTATCAACTTAAAAGTTCAATCCACATTCAACATATTTCACAATTCACTTCATACAGCAATACTCTACTCATCAAAGTTACATATGTACAGGTATGGTTGCACCCTTGTTGGCGAGCAAGTGCTATagaaaagtaaaacaagaccCCCCCAATgcatgtaaaaaacaaaaatcacaagcCTAACctaaattcaaatgaaattttTCTGCACTGCTCTGTTCATAACATTTCCATTAtctgaacaaaaacagtaatAATTAGAGGcactcacatttttttcaccaccaTAAAGAATCTACATATTTCCTCTTGCAAAACTGGGAATTTGAGTTGATGACTGGATTAACATGTACTCTCTTGAGCGCGCCCAGATActgcatttaaaagaaaaaaaaagcaacagttgCACTTGAGGGACAAATCAAATTCTGGCCTGTGTATCTGCAGAGTATTGTCATGAGTGTTGTAAGAAGTCATCTGTCTGCCCACCTACCGTGTCTGTATTAGCTCTCGTAGAGTACTTGCAGGACAAACCTTCTCTACATGCTTTTGCTCTTGGATGCCATGTCCAcatcacaacagaaacacacagttggAAGTAAAATTCCAGGttttgaaaatgacaaactgtCTTTGTTAGTCTCCCagtttagattaaaaaaaaaaaaaggacaaagttATAGTTACTATTTCAAAAACTATCTGCAAATCATGACCTGTGTTCTGACAATAGCAACACACATTGCCCAGATATATTGTTCTCAGCAAGTGCATTTTAGGTGTCtctagagaaagagaaaatacttCAGTACAGgcttatgattttttttaggcTGCCTTGTGCTgatatgttttggttttgtttaaaataaaatttcaaaggGAACAAAATGGAAAGAATAGGAAGTGAAGAAAAGACTAAAACATGATAAAACAAGATGAGGGGTTGCCAATGGGTAAAGAAAGCCTGGGGTGCATCACAGGGCCAGGAGCGGTCTGCGGAGGCCCTTCGGAGGAGGCAGCGGTCGCCGCTCCCCCTTCCAGCCCCGTCAGTCCTGCTTGACATTGCCCAGCGCCCTGAGGCGCTCCaggaggggagggtgggagtAGTGCCACATGGAGAACAACCAGTCAGCCACAGGGAAGCCCAGGTTGTCCTTGTTGAGCTTGATGAGAGCAGAGTAGAGCTCGGAGGCTTTGCCCATGTTGCGTGCAAAGGCATCTGCCTGGAACTCAAACCTGCGGCTCAGAACAGtcagacagaaggacaggagctgcaaagacaaaatattaaaaaacataaatttgtGTGGATGATTAGTACATCTGTAAATCACCTCAAGAACACTGGAATTGTACTGATACATTTATGGAATCTCACAGTCACCTCATTGTATGGAGAGAAGATGAACTGGAAGATAATCATCAAGCCTATCAATGTGGGTTGGCTGTCATTGAAGCCAAAAGCTACAAACAGTTCCTTGCGTCCAATCAGAACAGCAAACAGGGAGAAGCACAGGAAAGAATTCATCTGCAGAAATAAGAGTCAGTAGATGTTATAGGCACacttctaaatctaaatctgtaTAAATAAAGCACATGCATTTGGTCACATTTAGTATTCAATCCAACCCTTTGACTTTAGtggtttgtgtctgtatttgttttatctgtACAGAGATCAACTTCATGCTCTCGGTGcagtcattaaaattaaaaataaaaattagatcAGAAAACTTACAATACTAAAAAGAGAAATTCGTAAAATCCCGACCTGACTGATGATAATATTCTTTACAGTGTGACCAAGCTTCCAGTGGCCAAGCTCATGCCCCAGGACTGCAAGGATCTCTGGGTTGTTACAGCCTTGTTTCTTGTTCTGTGCAAATATTTAcaatagaaaaacacaattGGATTACTCAGAAAGACAATTCATTATTATCAGTTATTAGTaattatgcattttatttaacCCTAGGACATTTCTAGG includes:
- the atp5if1b gene encoding ATPase inhibitor B, mitochondrial → MARFLRPNIRSFISSQLRMSSDQLGELGKGAGKGGGGGGSIREAGGAMGKKQAAEEEMYFKRKEQEQLAALKQHHQEEIEHHKKEIERLQREIDRHKGKIRKLKHDD